The following proteins are co-located in the Mycolicibacterium goodii genome:
- a CDS encoding sigma-70 family RNA polymerase sigma factor has protein sequence MEDPEAAMMRALYDEHATALWRYALRLTGDRARAEDVVQETLLRAWRHQPDLRTGGGADGIGPDRSPRAWLFTVARNMIIDERRSARFRNETDVPDPEQVADHATPDQVDTALDRLLLSTALSQLSDDHRAVIRRAYYQGQTTGQIAAELQIPEGTVKSRLHYAVRALKLNLQEMGVTR, from the coding sequence ATGGAGGATCCGGAGGCCGCCATGATGCGGGCGCTCTACGACGAGCACGCCACCGCACTGTGGCGATACGCGCTACGCCTGACCGGCGACCGCGCGCGGGCCGAGGATGTTGTGCAGGAGACGCTGCTGCGCGCGTGGCGCCACCAACCCGACCTCCGCACCGGTGGCGGAGCCGATGGCATCGGCCCCGACCGCTCGCCGCGGGCCTGGCTTTTCACCGTGGCACGCAACATGATTATCGATGAACGACGCAGCGCTCGTTTCCGCAACGAGACCGACGTCCCCGACCCAGAACAGGTGGCCGATCACGCCACCCCCGACCAGGTGGATACCGCGTTGGACCGGCTTCTGTTGAGCACCGCCCTCAGCCAGCTCTCCGATGACCATCGGGCGGTGATCCGGCGCGCGTACTACCAGGGACAGACCACCGGGCAGATCGCGGCCGAGCTGCAGATACCCGAGGGCACCGTGAAATCGCGGCTGCACTACGCGGTCCGCGCGCTGAAACTGAACTTGCAGGAAATGGGGGTGACACGATGA
- a CDS encoding adenylate kinase, with product MRVVLLGPPGAGKGTQAEKLSEKLGIPQISTGDLFRKNIGEGTPLGLEAKRYLDAGDLVPAELTNRLVEDRIDQPDAAAGFILDGYPRSVEQAGALKDMLAARNTKLDAVLEFQVSEDELLTRLKGRGRADDTDEVIRNRMKVYRDETEPLLEYYRDDLKTVNAVGALDEVFARALAALGK from the coding sequence GTGAGAGTCGTTCTACTCGGACCGCCCGGGGCGGGCAAGGGTACGCAGGCGGAGAAGCTGTCCGAGAAGCTCGGCATCCCGCAGATCTCCACCGGGGACCTCTTCCGCAAGAACATCGGCGAGGGCACGCCCCTCGGCCTGGAAGCCAAGCGCTACCTCGACGCCGGCGACCTCGTCCCGGCCGAGCTGACGAACCGGCTGGTCGAGGACCGCATCGACCAGCCCGACGCGGCCGCAGGATTCATCCTCGACGGCTACCCCCGCTCGGTCGAGCAGGCCGGTGCGCTCAAGGACATGCTGGCCGCGCGCAACACCAAACTCGACGCCGTGCTCGAGTTCCAGGTGTCCGAGGACGAGCTGCTGACCCGCCTCAAGGGCCGCGGCCGCGCCGACGACACCGACGAGGTGATCCGCAACCGCATGAAGGTCTACCGCGACGAGACCGAACCGCTGTTGGAGTACTACCGCGACGACCTGAAGACCGTCAACGCGGTGGGTGCCCTCGACGAGGTGTTCGCCCGGGCGCTGGCCGCGCTCGGTAAGTGA
- the map gene encoding type I methionyl aminopeptidase, whose amino-acid sequence MIKLRGRRKPKVVVQRTPAELDAMAVAGALVASALRAVQAAAAPGVTTLELDKIAETVIREGGGIPSFLGYHGFPASICASVNQRVVHGIPSADEVLAAGDLVSIDCGAIVDGWHGDSAVTFGVGQLIPADEALSAATKAAMEAGIAAMVPGNRLTDVSHAIEVETHAAEARDDRKYGIVANYGGHGIGRQMHMDPFLPNEGAPGRGPYLAPGSVLAIEPMLTLGTTKTVVLDDEWTVVTADGTRAAHWEHTVAVTEDGPRILTR is encoded by the coding sequence GTGATCAAGCTGCGCGGCAGGCGCAAGCCCAAGGTCGTCGTGCAACGCACGCCCGCGGAGCTCGACGCCATGGCCGTGGCGGGTGCGCTCGTCGCATCGGCCCTGCGCGCTGTGCAGGCCGCGGCCGCTCCCGGCGTCACGACCCTGGAACTCGACAAGATCGCCGAAACGGTCATCCGCGAGGGCGGCGGCATCCCGTCGTTCCTCGGTTACCACGGCTTCCCGGCCAGCATCTGCGCGTCGGTCAACCAGCGCGTGGTGCACGGCATCCCGTCGGCCGACGAGGTGCTGGCCGCGGGCGACCTGGTCTCCATCGACTGCGGCGCCATCGTCGACGGCTGGCACGGCGATTCCGCCGTGACGTTCGGCGTGGGTCAGCTGATTCCCGCCGACGAGGCGCTGTCGGCGGCCACCAAGGCCGCGATGGAGGCAGGCATCGCCGCGATGGTGCCCGGCAACCGGCTCACCGACGTCTCACACGCCATCGAGGTCGAGACCCACGCCGCGGAGGCCCGCGACGACCGCAAGTACGGCATCGTCGCCAACTACGGCGGGCACGGCATCGGTCGCCAGATGCACATGGATCCGTTCCTGCCCAACGAGGGCGCCCCCGGACGCGGACCGTACCTGGCCCCGGGTTCGGTGCTGGCCATCGAACCGATGCTGACCCTCGGCACCACCAAGACCGTGGTGCTCGACGACGAGTGGACCGTCGTCACCGCCGACGGCACCCGCGCCGCCCACTGGGAGCACACGGTCGCCGTCACCGAAGACGGCCCCCGCATCCTCACCCGGTAA
- the secY gene encoding preprotein translocase subunit SecY, giving the protein MLSAFISSLRTADLRRKILFTLGLVILYRVGASIPSPGVNYPNVQQCIEQVSGGDSAQIYSLINLFSGGALLQLTVFAVGVMPYITASIIVQLLTVVIPRFEQLRKEGQAGQAKMTQYTRYLSIALAILQATSIVALAANGGLLQGCSLDIIQDSSIFGLIVIVLVMTAGAALVMWMGELVTERGIGNGMSLLIFAGIAARIPAEGQTILESRGGVVFTAVCIAALVIIIGVVFVEQGQRRIPVQYAKRMVGRKMYGGTSTYLPLKVNQAGVIPVIFASSLIYIPHLITQLIQSGSSNPGTGWWDKFVANYLTNPADPVYIAIYFGLIVFFTYFYVSITFNPDERADEMKKFGGFIPGIRPGKPTADYLRYVLSRITLPGSIYLGVIAVLPNLFLEIGNTGSVQNLPFGGTAVLIMIGVGLDTVKQIESQLMQRNYEGFLK; this is encoded by the coding sequence GTGCTTTCGGCTTTCATCTCGTCGCTGCGAACGGCCGACCTCAGACGCAAGATCCTGTTCACCTTGGGCCTGGTCATCCTGTACCGGGTCGGTGCCTCGATCCCGTCGCCCGGGGTGAACTACCCCAACGTGCAGCAATGCATCGAGCAGGTCAGCGGTGGCGACTCGGCCCAGATCTACTCACTGATCAACCTGTTCTCCGGCGGTGCGCTGCTGCAGCTCACGGTGTTCGCGGTGGGCGTCATGCCGTACATCACCGCGAGCATCATCGTGCAGCTGCTCACCGTGGTGATCCCGAGGTTCGAACAGCTGCGTAAAGAAGGTCAGGCCGGCCAGGCCAAGATGACCCAGTACACCCGGTACCTGTCGATCGCGCTGGCGATTCTGCAGGCCACCAGCATCGTGGCGCTCGCCGCCAACGGCGGCCTGCTGCAGGGCTGCTCGCTGGACATCATCCAGGACAGCTCGATCTTCGGCCTGATCGTGATCGTGCTGGTCATGACCGCAGGCGCGGCCCTGGTGATGTGGATGGGCGAGCTGGTCACCGAGCGCGGCATCGGCAACGGCATGTCGCTGCTGATCTTCGCCGGTATCGCCGCCCGCATCCCGGCCGAGGGCCAGACCATCCTGGAAAGCCGCGGCGGCGTCGTGTTCACCGCGGTCTGCATCGCGGCCCTGGTGATCATCATCGGCGTGGTGTTCGTCGAGCAGGGCCAACGCCGTATCCCGGTCCAGTACGCCAAGCGCATGGTGGGCCGCAAGATGTACGGCGGCACCTCGACCTACCTGCCGCTCAAGGTCAACCAGGCCGGCGTCATCCCGGTCATCTTCGCGTCGTCGCTGATCTACATCCCGCACCTGATCACACAGCTGATCCAGAGCGGAAGCTCGAACCCGGGCACCGGCTGGTGGGACAAGTTCGTCGCGAACTACCTGACCAACCCCGCCGATCCCGTCTACATCGCGATCTACTTCGGCCTGATCGTGTTCTTCACCTATTTCTATGTGTCGATCACGTTCAACCCCGACGAGCGTGCCGACGAGATGAAGAAATTCGGCGGCTTCATCCCGGGCATCCGTCCCGGCAAGCCGACGGCGGACTATCTAAGGTACGTGCTGAGCCGCATCACGCTGCCCGGCTCGATCTACCTCGGCGTGATCGCCGTCCTGCCGAACCTGTTCCTGGAGATCGGCAACACCGGATCGGTACAGAACCTGCCGTTCGGCGGGACCGCGGTTCTGATCATGATCGGTGTCGGTCTCGACACCGTGAAGCAGATCGAGAGCCAGCTGATGCAACGTAACTACGAAGGGTTCCTGAAGTGA
- a CDS encoding class I SAM-dependent methyltransferase, whose amino-acid sequence MARTHDDTWDLASSVGATATMVAAARALATSADDPVIDDPFAAPLVRAVGVEFFTKLVDDSFDLSALDEEGRAGLTRFANVMAARTRFFDDFFLDASRAGIRQSVILAAGLDARAYRLPWPAGSVVFEIDQPEVVEFKTKALADLGALPTTDRRTVAVDLRFDWPAALAEAGFDAGKPTAWIAEGLFGYLPPEAQDRLLDQITELSAPGSRIAAEGVPATKEEDRAAIAARMKDFSDRWRAHGFDLDFTELVFLGDRADVTSYLQGHGWKTTSMTSDELLVHTGLPPVDDEVQFGSIAYISARR is encoded by the coding sequence ATGGCGCGCACTCACGACGACACCTGGGACCTCGCATCCAGCGTCGGCGCAACCGCGACGATGGTGGCCGCGGCGCGGGCGCTGGCGACCAGTGCCGACGATCCGGTCATCGACGACCCGTTCGCCGCACCTCTGGTGCGTGCGGTCGGCGTCGAATTCTTCACCAAGCTGGTCGACGACAGCTTCGATCTGTCGGCCCTCGACGAGGAAGGGCGCGCAGGCCTGACCCGGTTCGCCAACGTGATGGCGGCCCGCACCCGCTTCTTCGACGACTTCTTCCTCGACGCCTCGCGTGCCGGGATCCGCCAGTCGGTGATCTTGGCGGCGGGCTTGGATGCGCGGGCCTACCGACTGCCGTGGCCGGCGGGCAGCGTGGTGTTCGAGATCGACCAGCCCGAGGTCGTCGAGTTCAAGACCAAGGCGCTGGCCGATCTCGGCGCGCTGCCCACGACCGACCGCCGGACCGTGGCGGTTGATCTGCGCTTCGACTGGCCCGCCGCGCTGGCCGAGGCGGGCTTCGACGCGGGCAAGCCGACCGCGTGGATCGCCGAGGGCCTGTTCGGCTACCTGCCGCCCGAGGCCCAGGACCGTCTGCTGGACCAGATCACCGAACTCAGCGCCCCGGGCAGCCGGATCGCCGCCGAAGGCGTGCCCGCCACCAAGGAGGAGGACCGTGCGGCGATCGCAGCGCGGATGAAGGACTTCTCCGACCGCTGGCGCGCCCACGGGTTCGACCTGGACTTCACCGAACTGGTGTTCCTCGGTGACCGCGCCGACGTCACCAGTTATCTGCAGGGGCACGGCTGGAAGACCACCAGCATGACCTCCGATGAACTGCTGGTCCACACCGGACTGCCGCCGGTCGACGACGAAGTCCAGTTCGGGTCCATCGCCTACATCTCCGCGCGGAGGTAG